The proteins below are encoded in one region of Populus alba chromosome 2, ASM523922v2, whole genome shotgun sequence:
- the LOC118052718 gene encoding cytokinin riboside 5'-monophosphate phosphoribohydrolase LOG1 isoform X2, giving the protein MENPQQQQRQPSMKSRFRRVCVFCGSSPGKNPNYQHAAVQLGKQLVERNIDLVYGGGSIGLMGLISQAVYDGGRHVLGVIPKTLMPREITGETVGEVRAVSGMHQRKAEMARQADAFIALPGGYGTLEELLEVITWAQLGIHDKPVGLLNVDGYYNSLLSFIDKAVDEGFVTPAARHIIVSAHTAHELMCKLEDYEAEHSGVASKLSWEMEQQLGYTIKSDISR; this is encoded by the exons ATGGAAAATCCACAGCAACAGCAACGTCAGCCTTCGATGAAATCAAGATTTAGACGTGTCTGTGTGTTCTGTGGCAGCAGCCCTGGCAAGAATCCTAATTACCAGCATGCTGCTGTTCAGCTTGGCAAACAACTG GTTGAAAGGAACATTGACTTGGTTTATGGAGGAGGCAGCATTGGTCTCATGGGCTTGATCTCTCAAGCTGTGTATGATGGTGGCCGCCATGTTTTGGG AGTTATTCCCAAGACTCTTATGCCAAGAGAG ATTACAGGGGAGACTGTGGGAGAAGTAAGGGCTGTATCAGGTATGCACCAACGCAAAGCTGAAATGGCTCGCCAAGCTGATGCATTTATAGCCTTGCCAG GTGGGTATGGAACCTTGGAAGAACTCTTGGAGGTCATCACTTGGGCTCAATTGGGAATCCACGATAAACCG GTGGGGCTGTTGAATGTTGATGGGTACTACAACTCACTTCTATCGTTCATAGACAAGGCTGTCGATGAAGGATTCGTAACACCAGCTGCCCGACACATTATTGTTTCAGCCCACACTGCCCATGAACTCATGTGCAAGCTTGAG GATTATGAAGCTGAGCATTCTGGGGTGGCGTCGAAGCTAAGTTGGGAGATGGAGCAGCAACTGGGCTACACAATAAAGTCTGATATCTCTCGCTGA
- the LOC118052718 gene encoding cytokinin riboside 5'-monophosphate phosphoribohydrolase LOG1 isoform X1, with the protein MENPQQQQRQPSMKSRFRRVCVFCGSSPGKNPNYQHAAVQLGKQLILQVERNIDLVYGGGSIGLMGLISQAVYDGGRHVLGVIPKTLMPREITGETVGEVRAVSGMHQRKAEMARQADAFIALPGGYGTLEELLEVITWAQLGIHDKPVGLLNVDGYYNSLLSFIDKAVDEGFVTPAARHIIVSAHTAHELMCKLEDYEAEHSGVASKLSWEMEQQLGYTIKSDISR; encoded by the exons ATGGAAAATCCACAGCAACAGCAACGTCAGCCTTCGATGAAATCAAGATTTAGACGTGTCTGTGTGTTCTGTGGCAGCAGCCCTGGCAAGAATCCTAATTACCAGCATGCTGCTGTTCAGCTTGGCAAACAACTG attttGCAGGTTGAAAGGAACATTGACTTGGTTTATGGAGGAGGCAGCATTGGTCTCATGGGCTTGATCTCTCAAGCTGTGTATGATGGTGGCCGCCATGTTTTGGG AGTTATTCCCAAGACTCTTATGCCAAGAGAG ATTACAGGGGAGACTGTGGGAGAAGTAAGGGCTGTATCAGGTATGCACCAACGCAAAGCTGAAATGGCTCGCCAAGCTGATGCATTTATAGCCTTGCCAG GTGGGTATGGAACCTTGGAAGAACTCTTGGAGGTCATCACTTGGGCTCAATTGGGAATCCACGATAAACCG GTGGGGCTGTTGAATGTTGATGGGTACTACAACTCACTTCTATCGTTCATAGACAAGGCTGTCGATGAAGGATTCGTAACACCAGCTGCCCGACACATTATTGTTTCAGCCCACACTGCCCATGAACTCATGTGCAAGCTTGAG GATTATGAAGCTGAGCATTCTGGGGTGGCGTCGAAGCTAAGTTGGGAGATGGAGCAGCAACTGGGCTACACAATAAAGTCTGATATCTCTCGCTGA